One window from the genome of Nicotiana tomentosiformis chromosome 5, ASM39032v3, whole genome shotgun sequence encodes:
- the LOC104105420 gene encoding glucosamine inositolphosphorylceramide transferase 1-like, protein MGSLPIAVSGTNVHGGGGGGRWWQWCNNKNNNSNTTKSNINGSSNSSSSDPCANSSAFVFFLVSFVCLASIAGIYCRLLLPPNVHTTLSSLGCHEDNEGSWSIGVYYGDSPFNLKPIEEANVWRNKSASWPVANPVVTCASASGASFPSNFVADPFLYVQGDILYLFFESKNSITMQGDIGVARSTDKGATWEQLGVALDEDWHLSYPYVFDYNGNIYMMPEGSAKGDLRLYRAVKFPTEWKLEKIIMKKPLVDSFITQHDGKYWLFGSDHSGIGAKKNGQLEIWYSSSPLGPWKPHKKNPIYNTDKSKGARNGGRPFLYDGHLYRAGQDCGETYGRRLRLFKIEVLTPTEYKEVEVPLGLKESMKGRNAWNGARSHQLDVQQLSSGEWVAVMDGDRVPSGDVNRRFILGFASALGVVVLVILFGMLLGAVKGLVPLSWCPHNVGKRSDAAFDWERSSLLSSRMRLVCSRLNRASSSLRARINPKTCSGGFVLALVFLVTVVLMCTGVKYFYGGSGAQEAYPLNGQYSQFTLLTMTYDARLWNLKMYVKHYSRCSSVRDIVVVWNKGQPPELSELDSAVPVRIRVEEQNSLNNRFKVDPLIKTRAVLELDDDIMMPCDDVERGFKVWREHPERIVGFYPRLADGNPLKYRAENHAREHNGYNMILTGAAFVDSKMAFEKYWSDEAAAGREVVDKLFNCEDVLLNYLYANASSSSTVEYVKPAWAIDTSKFSGVAISRNTQTHYGLRSSCLQKFSEMYGSISSRKSEFHHRKDGWDV, encoded by the exons ATGGGGTCTCTCCCAATTGCGGTTTCCGGGACCAACGTACACGGTGGTGGAGGCGGTGGTAGGTGGTGGCAGTGGTGCAACAATAAGAACAATAACAGCAACACCACTAAGAGTAATATTAATGGAAGTAGTAACAGCAGCAGCAGTGATCCTTGTGCTAACTCTTCAGCTTTTGTCTTCTTTTTGGTGTCATTTGTTTGTCTTGCTTCAATTGCTGGGATTTACTGTAGGCTTTTACTACCCCCTAATGTACATACAACACTTTCTTCTTTGGGATGTCATGAGGACAATGAGGGTTCTTGGTCTATTGGTGTTTACTATGGTGACTCTCCTTTTAACCTTAAACCCATTGAAGAG GCAAATGTTTGGAGGAACAAAAGTGCATCATGGCCAGTGGCAAATCCAGTTGTCACCTGTGCTTCAGCTTCTGGGGCTAGTTTTCCCAGTAATTTTGTTGCTGACCCTTTTCTTTATGTTCAG GGAGACATCCTTTACTTGTTCTTTGAATCAAAGAATTCAATCACAATGCAAGGCGATATTGGAGTTGCAAGAAGTACTGATAAGGGAGCAACGTGGGAACAGTTGGGTGTTGCTCTGGATGAAGACTGGCATCTCTCCTATCCTTATGTCTTTGACTACAATGGCAAT atctataTGATGCCTGAGGGCAGCGCAAAAGGGGATCTTCGTCTTTATCGAGCTGTAAAGTTTCCTACAGAATGGAAACTGGAAAAGATCATAATGAAAAAGCCGCTTGTTGATTCTTTTATAACTCAACATGATGGGAAGTACTGGCTTTTCGGTTCAGATCATAGTGGAATTGGTGCCAAGAAGAACGGTCAGTTGGAGATTTGGTATAGTAGCTCACCTCTTGGTCCTTGGAAACCACACAAAAAGAATCCTATCTATAACACAGACAAGAGCAAGGGAGCCCGAAATGGAGGTAGACCATTTTTATACGATGGACATCTTTATCGTGCTGGTCAAGACTGTGGTGAGACATATGGGCGACGCCTGCGTCTCTTCAAAATAGAGGTTCTGACTCCTACTGAGTACAAAGAAGTTGAAGTCCCTCTGGGTCTTAAAGAGTCGATGAAGGGACGGAATGCCTGGAATGGGGCCCGCAGTCATCAACTTGACGTGCAACAACTAAGCTCCGGGGAGTGGGTTGCAGTTATGGACGGGGACCGAGTCCCTTCAGGAGATGTAAATCGACGGTTTATTTTAGGTTTTGCATCAGCTTTAGGTGTTGTAGTTCTGGTTATACTCTTTGGTATGTTACTAGGAGCAGTGAAAGGATTAGTACCCTTAAGTTGGTGCCCTCACAATGTTGGAAAGAGGAGTGATGCCGCATTCGATTGGGAAAGATCAAGCTTGTTATCTTCTAGAATGAGACTAGTCTGTAGCCGCTTGAACAGAGCAAGCTCGTCTCTCCGTGCCAGAATAAATCCAAAAACATGCAGTGGAGGGTTTGTTCTTGCTTTAGTATTTCTAGTGACTGTGGTGTTAATGTGCACCGGAGTTAAGTACTTCTATGGAGGCAGCGGTGCACAGGAAGCTTACCCGTTGAACGGTCAGTACTCTCAGTTCACTTTATTAACAATGACCTATGATGCTCGGCTCTGGAACTTGAAAATGTATGTCAAGCATTACTCGAGGTGTTCTTCAGTTCGTGATATTGTTGTAGTGTGGAATAAAGGCCAACCTCCAGAATTGAGTGAGCTTGATTCAGCAGTGCCAGTTAGGATAAGAGTAGAGGAACAAAACTCGCTGAACAATCGATTTAAGGTAGATCCTTTGATAAAGACACGTGCGGTTCTTGAACTTGATGATGACATTATGATGCCTTGTGATGATGTTGAACGTGGATTTAAGGTATGGCGTGAGCATCCTGAGCGCATAGTAGGGTTTTATCCCCGGCTTGCAGATGGAAACCCATTGAAATATAGGGCTGAGAATCATGCTCGCGAGCACAATGGTTATAATATGATTCTAACAGGAGCAGCCTTTGTCGACAGCAAAATGGCTTTCGAGAAGTACTGGAGCGATGAAGCTGCTGCAGGTAGAGAAGTGGTGGACAAGCTTTTTAACTGTGAGGATGTTTTGCTAAACTACTTATATGCAAACGCGAGCTCGTCTAGTACAGTTGAATACGTTAAACCTGCATGGGCAATcgatacttcaaaattttctggtgTTGCAATTAGCCGGAATACGCAGACTCACTATGGGCTAAGAAGCAGTTGCCTCCAAAAATTTTCTGAAATGTATGGAAGCATATCAAGTAGAAAATCAGAATTTCACCATCGAAAAGATGGTTGGGATGTATAG